A DNA window from Anaerocolumna sp. AGMB13020 contains the following coding sequences:
- a CDS encoding glycosyltransferase family 2 protein encodes MEKPLISVIVPVYNVEKYLDACVSSICNQTYSNLEIILINDGSRDSSGLLCNEWTEKDERIIVIHKENGGLSDARNAGLKAAKGNYITFVDSDDVISESMLEQLYEKMTLNQADISICDPVHCYSGKPVIYRKETKVVVYTAEDAMAEMMYQTSFLFSAWGKLFKRELFAAIEFPIGLLFEDVAIMYQVFSKTKSIVYFNAKLYGYLHRENSITTNHFSKRDCDILDICKGQVEFSKKYSKDVYKAAKAYQVVGALRVYLNAPNDKSYDKVKEKCEDIIQKGFQEVLKNSHCRSKLKLSLLLYAVNKSLMKKVYVRIDRWK; translated from the coding sequence ATGGAAAAACCTTTAATTTCAGTAATTGTACCGGTTTACAATGTTGAAAAATATTTAGATGCATGTGTAAGTTCTATTTGTAATCAGACATATAGCAATCTTGAAATTATATTGATAAATGATGGCTCCAGGGATTCGAGCGGTTTATTATGCAACGAGTGGACTGAAAAAGATGAACGTATCATTGTTATTCATAAAGAGAATGGTGGCTTGTCAGATGCAAGGAATGCCGGACTTAAGGCTGCAAAAGGGAACTATATTACATTTGTGGATAGTGACGATGTCATATCTGAAAGTATGCTGGAGCAGCTGTACGAAAAAATGACTCTGAATCAGGCAGATATCTCTATCTGCGATCCCGTACATTGTTATTCGGGTAAACCGGTAATTTATCGTAAGGAGACGAAAGTGGTAGTATACACTGCGGAAGATGCTATGGCTGAAATGATGTACCAAACTTCATTTCTCTTTTCTGCCTGGGGGAAATTATTCAAAAGGGAGTTATTTGCTGCTATAGAATTTCCTATTGGTTTACTGTTTGAAGACGTTGCAATTATGTACCAGGTCTTTTCAAAAACAAAGTCTATTGTATATTTTAATGCGAAATTGTATGGGTATCTGCATCGAGAAAATAGTATTACAACGAATCATTTTAGTAAAAGAGATTGTGATATCCTTGATATTTGTAAAGGACAAGTGGAGTTCTCTAAAAAGTATTCGAAGGATGTTTATAAAGCGGCTAAGGCATATCAGGTTGTAGGTGCATTAAGAGTTTACCTAAATGCTCCCAATGATAAGTCCTATGACAAGGTAAAAGAAAAATGTGAAGATATCATACAGAAAGGATTTCAGGAAGTTCTGAAGAATTCCCATTGCAGAAGCAAGTTAAAGTTATCGTTATTGCTGTATGCCGTTAATAAATCACTAATGAAAAAAGTTTATGTACGTATAGACAGATGGAAATAA
- the cps2T gene encoding beta 1-4 rhamnosyltransferase Cps2T, with protein sequence MQNVFIVGSKGIPGAYGGYETFVDKLTEYHQYKLNLKYHVACKSFEKGEFEYHNARCFQIKVPRIGPVQAIYYDLSALINCCAYIKANQIKNPIIYILACRIGPFTGYFQREIHKLGGKIYINPDGHEWLRAKWSRPVRKYWKVSEQLMVKHSDFIICDSKNIEKYIKESYQQYKPSTAYIAYGAENRRSILSDDDVRLLEWYKEKQISPKSYYLVVGRFVPENNYETMIREFMRSKSKRDFILVTNISSRFLEKLKSKTSLDKDPRIKFVGTVYDQELLMKIRENAYGYLHGHEVGGTNPSLLEALSSTDLNLLLNVGFNKECGEDSALYWDKKDFSLAHLIDKADNLPRGQIEKLGAKAKKRVADLYNWELIANMYERIFLN encoded by the coding sequence ATGCAAAATGTTTTTATCGTTGGTTCTAAGGGAATCCCTGGAGCATATGGAGGATATGAAACCTTCGTGGATAAATTGACGGAATATCACCAGTATAAGCTGAATCTAAAATATCATGTTGCCTGTAAAAGTTTTGAAAAAGGGGAATTTGAGTATCATAATGCCAGATGCTTTCAAATAAAGGTTCCTAGAATAGGGCCGGTACAGGCTATTTATTATGATTTGTCAGCTTTAATAAATTGCTGTGCCTATATAAAGGCAAATCAGATTAAAAATCCAATAATCTATATCCTGGCCTGCCGTATAGGTCCATTTACAGGTTATTTTCAAAGAGAGATACATAAATTAGGTGGAAAAATCTATATAAATCCCGATGGTCATGAGTGGCTGCGAGCCAAATGGAGTCGACCGGTTCGTAAATATTGGAAGGTTTCAGAGCAGTTAATGGTGAAACACTCTGATTTTATTATTTGTGATAGTAAGAACATTGAGAAATATATCAAGGAGAGTTATCAACAATATAAGCCTTCGACTGCATATATTGCTTACGGTGCAGAAAATCGAAGGAGTATACTTTCAGATGATGATGTGCGCTTGCTTGAATGGTATAAGGAGAAACAGATATCTCCTAAATCGTACTACTTAGTTGTAGGCAGATTTGTGCCTGAAAACAACTATGAAACAATGATTCGTGAGTTTATGAGGAGTAAATCCAAAAGAGACTTTATTCTTGTTACAAACATAAGCAGCAGGTTTCTTGAAAAGCTGAAGAGTAAGACAAGTCTTGATAAAGACCCCCGAATAAAATTTGTTGGTACAGTATATGACCAAGAGCTTCTTATGAAAATTCGAGAGAATGCTTATGGTTATTTACACGGGCATGAAGTCGGTGGTACAAATCCAAGCCTTTTGGAGGCTTTGAGCAGCACGGACTTGAATTTGCTTTTAAATGTGGGCTTTAACAAAGAGTGCGGAGAAGACAGTGCTTTATATTGGGACAAAAAAGACTTTTCATTAGCTCATTTAATTGATAAAGCAGATAACCTGCCAAGGGGTCAGATTGAAAAGCTGGGAGCAAAAGCGAAAAAAAGAGTGGCCGATTTGTATAATTGGGAGCTTATTGCTAATATGTACGAACGAATATTTTTGAACTGA
- a CDS encoding formate/nitrite transporter family protein, with protein sequence MKTFIRAVMAGIAISVGGMIYLRAENHVVGAFLFSLGLFTIYTFGLDLYTGKVCMILNKPIKFLGTVLIVYLGNAVGTVGTGYILRATKQSQYLEHASEVVAGKLADSLFSTFIMAIMCGLLMCIAVLGFLNIKDGVGKYLALILPIMVFILSGYEHSIADMFYFSFANVWGGKALLYINVIALGNLVGGCILPLVTKVTSGEEHH encoded by the coding sequence ATGAAAACCTTTATACGCGCAGTCATGGCTGGTATTGCAATCAGTGTTGGCGGAATGATATATTTAAGGGCGGAAAATCATGTGGTAGGAGCATTTTTATTCTCCTTGGGTTTATTTACTATTTACACCTTCGGATTGGATCTCTACACCGGTAAGGTTTGTATGATCCTTAACAAACCCATAAAGTTTCTTGGTACGGTACTTATCGTTTACCTTGGTAATGCAGTAGGTACAGTAGGAACCGGATACATATTAAGAGCAACAAAACAGTCACAGTACTTAGAGCATGCAAGCGAAGTAGTCGCTGGGAAACTTGCGGACAGCTTGTTCAGTACCTTTATTATGGCAATCATGTGCGGATTACTCATGTGCATAGCTGTGCTGGGCTTTCTAAATATAAAAGACGGAGTTGGAAAGTACCTGGCATTAATACTGCCGATTATGGTATTTATTCTATCTGGTTATGAACATAGTATTGCGGATATGTTTTACTTTTCCTTTGCAAATGTTTGGGGAGGTAAGGCATTGTTATATATAAATGTGATAGCTCTTGGTAATCTGGTCGGCGGTTGTATACTTCCGCTAGTTACAAAGGTTACAAGCGGTGAGGAACATCATTAA
- a CDS encoding aspartate kinase — MLIVKKFGGTSVADKERMLHVAGICAEEYKKGNDVVVVLSAMGKQTDVLLTQAEEINPNAPKREIDMLLTTGEQISVALMAMALESMGVPAISFHAFQAGIYTSKVYGNARIQRIDTARMEEALSDRKVVIVAGFQGINEAGDYTTLGRGGSDTTAVALAAVLKADVCEIYTDVDGVYTADPRMVPSAVKLKEISYEEMLELASLGAGVLHNRSVEMAKRFGVELVVKSSFENLEGTRVCDNTGKKSALFQLEDGAIRAAQSLEGTTMEEMLVSGVTADKNTARIQLTGIKETTKEIYHIFQRLSEQHIGADSVLMSPSRDKTTDISFTVPRDRLSETVEVLNRYSKESFSPIEIIAEDNIAKVSAVGAGMMSNTAIAVNMFEALHEASIDTHMIYASELRITVLVDEKDTLKAVRAVHERLIEKRMK, encoded by the coding sequence ATGCTTATTGTTAAAAAGTTCGGAGGGACATCGGTAGCCGATAAGGAACGGATGCTGCATGTGGCCGGAATATGTGCCGAAGAATACAAGAAAGGCAATGACGTAGTGGTAGTACTCTCCGCAATGGGGAAACAGACCGACGTACTTTTAACACAAGCAGAAGAGATAAATCCCAATGCACCAAAAAGAGAAATCGATATGCTGCTCACCACAGGAGAACAGATATCAGTAGCATTAATGGCCATGGCTCTCGAATCAATGGGAGTTCCGGCCATTTCTTTTCATGCCTTTCAGGCAGGAATCTATACCTCCAAAGTCTATGGAAATGCCAGAATTCAACGAATTGACACTGCCAGAATGGAGGAAGCTCTTTCTGATAGAAAGGTTGTAATCGTTGCCGGCTTTCAGGGAATCAATGAGGCAGGAGACTATACCACCTTGGGACGCGGCGGATCTGATACCACGGCAGTTGCTCTGGCAGCGGTACTAAAAGCGGATGTATGCGAAATTTATACAGATGTGGATGGTGTATACACTGCCGATCCCAGAATGGTTCCTTCTGCAGTTAAATTAAAAGAAATATCTTATGAAGAGATGTTAGAACTTGCATCACTTGGTGCTGGTGTTCTCCATAACCGTTCTGTGGAGATGGCTAAACGGTTTGGAGTTGAGCTGGTGGTAAAATCCAGCTTTGAAAATCTGGAAGGTACCAGAGTGTGTGACAATACTGGAAAGAAGTCCGCTTTATTTCAGTTGGAGGATGGGGCTATCAGGGCAGCCCAGAGCCTGGAGGGTACCACCATGGAGGAGATGCTTGTTAGTGGGGTGACCGCAGATAAGAATACAGCACGGATTCAGCTGACAGGCATTAAGGAGACCACGAAGGAAATATATCATATCTTTCAGAGATTATCAGAACAGCACATTGGTGCCGATTCTGTTCTGATGTCTCCCAGCCGTGACAAAACAACGGATATCAGTTTTACCGTACCAAGAGACCGCTTAAGTGAAACGGTTGAAGTTCTTAACCGCTACAGCAAAGAAAGTTTCTCACCCATTGAAATCATCGCAGAAGATAATATAGCCAAAGTATCGGCAGTAGGTGCAGGAATGATGTCAAACACTGCAATAGCCGTTAATATGTTTGAAGCATTGCATGAAGCCAGTATAGATACTCACATGATCTATGCCTCTGAACTTCGAATAACAGTACTGGTAGATGAAAAGGATACGCTGAAGGCAGTAAGAGCTGTCCATGAGAGGCTTATTGAGAAACGGATGAAATAG
- a CDS encoding cofactor-independent phosphoglycerate mutase: MKYIIVLGDGMADEPLQELGGKTPLAYAHTPVMDELAKISEIGVSQTVPQGMSPGSDTANLSVLGYNPREYYTGRSPLEALSIGVDMNLTDVALRCNIVTVSEEAVAYEARTIVDHSSSEISTEDAAVLLAAVKEALETDIYKYYVGTSYRHLTIWDKGEVVDLTPPHDILGKVIGDYLPKEEALKEMMKKSFDILNNHPLNVARAKQGLHKANSIWFWGAGTRPRLDSFEKKFGKKGSMISAVDLLKGIAVGAEMKVVEVEGADGTLHTNYEGKAMAAVKELTENNQDFVYIHVEAPDEMGHQGSTVNKIKAIEYLDKRVIGIVKEQLEQLGIDYRMLIMPDHPTPIRLRTHTGNPVPYMLYDSTKKLESSWEYTEEDAFATGNKVENGYETIKKLFQEQ; encoded by the coding sequence ATGAAATATATAATAGTGCTTGGAGATGGAATGGCTGATGAGCCGTTGCAGGAACTTGGTGGTAAGACACCCCTTGCTTATGCTCATACCCCTGTAATGGATGAATTGGCTAAAATATCAGAGATTGGAGTATCACAGACAGTTCCTCAGGGAATGAGTCCCGGCAGCGATACTGCCAATCTTTCCGTTCTTGGTTATAATCCAAGAGAATATTACACAGGACGATCACCCCTGGAAGCATTAAGTATTGGTGTTGATATGAATCTGACAGATGTGGCTCTTCGCTGCAATATAGTCACAGTTTCCGAAGAAGCTGTTGCTTATGAAGCCAGAACTATAGTTGACCATAGTTCCAGTGAAATTTCCACGGAGGATGCAGCTGTTTTGTTAGCAGCAGTGAAAGAGGCACTGGAAACAGACATCTACAAATATTATGTGGGAACCAGTTACAGGCATCTTACCATCTGGGATAAAGGTGAGGTGGTAGATTTAACCCCTCCCCATGACATTCTGGGTAAGGTCATAGGAGATTACCTGCCCAAAGAAGAAGCTTTAAAGGAAATGATGAAAAAAAGCTTTGATATCTTAAATAATCATCCCTTAAATGTTGCAAGAGCAAAGCAGGGTTTACACAAAGCCAACTCTATCTGGTTTTGGGGAGCTGGTACCAGACCAAGATTAGACTCCTTTGAGAAGAAATTTGGGAAAAAAGGGTCCATGATATCAGCGGTAGATTTATTAAAGGGCATTGCAGTAGGCGCTGAAATGAAAGTAGTAGAGGTGGAAGGAGCCGATGGCACTCTTCATACCAATTATGAAGGAAAAGCAATGGCTGCTGTGAAGGAGCTAACAGAAAATAATCAGGATTTTGTATATATTCATGTAGAAGCACCCGATGAGATGGGTCATCAAGGCAGTACTGTGAATAAAATAAAAGCGATAGAGTATTTAGATAAGAGGGTAATAGGGATTGTAAAAGAACAGCTGGAGCAATTAGGAATAGATTACAGAATGCTAATTATGCCTGACCATCCAACACCGATCCGTTTACGCACGCATACCGGAAACCCTGTTCCCTATATGCTCTATGACAGTACCAAAAAGCTTGAAAGCTCCTGGGAATATACCGAAGAAGATGCTTTTGCCACCGGTAATAAGGTGGAAAATGGATATGAGACAATTAAAAAATTATTTCAGGAGCAATAA
- a CDS encoding homoserine dehydrogenase, whose translation MVNIAVLGYGTVGSGVLEVLNLNGESISKRSGHDINVKYILDLKDFKGEPIEKLIVHDYNVILNDPDVKIIVEVMGGVEPAYTFVKNAILKGKSVCTSNKELVAKHGAELLALSKEQKVNFLFEASVGGGIPIIRPLNQSLTADEIEEITGILNGTTNYILSKMSTENADFKTALKEAQDMGYAERNPQADVEGYDACRKIAILSSLAFGMQVDFEDIYTEGISQISDIDVLYANKMGASIKLLATSRKVEDQVYAMVAPMLIKPTHPLFSVNGVFNGIFVRGNVIGDVMFYGSGAGKLPTASAVVADVVDAAKHIGTNIMTFWGSKKLRLTDVKNVEHRFFVRVTDIDEETKAKIEKEFGAVEEIKLADREKEYAFLTPPLSEAAYEQKAEKLGKPANRIRVMF comes from the coding sequence ATGGTAAATATAGCAGTTTTGGGTTACGGCACAGTTGGATCCGGTGTGCTTGAGGTATTGAATCTGAACGGAGAGAGCATCAGCAAGCGCTCCGGGCATGATATTAATGTCAAATATATATTGGATTTAAAAGATTTCAAGGGTGAACCGATTGAGAAGCTGATTGTACATGACTACAATGTTATTTTAAATGATCCTGATGTTAAGATAATAGTGGAAGTGATGGGCGGCGTGGAACCGGCGTATACTTTTGTAAAAAATGCCATACTTAAGGGTAAGAGCGTATGTACCTCTAATAAAGAACTGGTGGCTAAACATGGTGCAGAGCTTTTGGCACTGTCGAAAGAGCAGAAGGTGAACTTCCTCTTCGAGGCAAGTGTCGGCGGCGGTATTCCCATTATAAGACCTTTAAATCAGTCCCTCACCGCAGATGAAATCGAAGAAATAACAGGCATCTTAAACGGTACTACCAATTATATACTATCCAAAATGAGTACGGAGAATGCGGATTTTAAGACAGCCTTAAAGGAAGCTCAGGATATGGGTTATGCGGAACGTAATCCCCAGGCAGATGTGGAAGGTTATGATGCCTGCCGTAAGATTGCTATATTATCCTCTCTGGCTTTTGGTATGCAGGTGGATTTTGAGGATATCTATACGGAAGGTATTTCACAGATTTCTGACATCGACGTATTATACGCAAATAAAATGGGTGCCAGTATCAAGCTCCTGGCTACCAGCAGGAAAGTGGAAGATCAGGTCTATGCGATGGTTGCACCTATGCTTATAAAGCCTACCCATCCTCTGTTCAGTGTAAATGGGGTGTTCAACGGAATATTCGTAAGAGGTAATGTAATAGGAGATGTAATGTTTTACGGAAGCGGTGCGGGTAAACTTCCCACTGCAAGTGCAGTCGTGGCTGATGTGGTAGATGCCGCTAAACATATAGGAACAAATATCATGACCTTTTGGGGCAGTAAGAAACTCCGGTTAACCGATGTGAAAAATGTAGAGCACCGTTTCTTTGTAAGGGTAACTGATATTGACGAAGAGACCAAGGCAAAAATAGAAAAAGAGTTCGGAGCAGTAGAAGAGATCAAGCTTGCTGACAGGGAGAAGGAATATGCTTTTCTTACACCGCCTTTAAGTGAAGCTGCTTATGAACAAAAGGCAGAAAAGCTGGGTAAACCGGCAAACCGTATCAGAGTAATGTTTTAA
- a CDS encoding ACT domain-containing protein translates to MDEGKYFIVKKKAVPEVLLKVVEAKRLLDSEKVFTVQEAADIVGISRSSFYKYKDDIFPFHENARGKTITFMLQIDDKPGILSSVLNCVSKNGVNILTIHQSIPVNGIASLTLSIEIPGQFEDTTVIFEAIEALEGIHYTKILARE, encoded by the coding sequence ATGGATGAAGGAAAATACTTCATCGTTAAAAAAAAGGCAGTTCCGGAGGTTCTTCTGAAGGTAGTAGAAGCAAAAAGGCTTCTTGATTCAGAGAAAGTTTTTACAGTGCAGGAAGCCGCGGATATTGTTGGTATCAGCAGAAGTTCCTTTTATAAATATAAAGATGATATCTTTCCCTTTCATGAAAATGCAAGAGGAAAAACGATTACATTTATGCTGCAGATTGATGATAAGCCGGGCATTTTGTCCAGTGTACTAAACTGCGTATCAAAAAACGGTGTGAATATACTTACAATACACCAGAGTATTCCCGTTAATGGGATAGCCTCATTAACCTTAAGTATTGAGATTCCCGGGCAATTTGAAGATACAACTGTAATATTTGAAGCCATAGAGGCTTTGGAAGGAATACATTATACAAAGATTTTGGCCAGAGAATAA
- a CDS encoding methyl-accepting chemotaxis protein, with product MNRNRILKNLKISQKLLASIVMMLVITILSQTFNLLYLKEAQETAESIADENVENMIYFNDAYTFILSMDGLAAKYYLTGSAETREQYRTIIDSCQSKAREAIVQMQEGMKSTEQEAAIDSMLEEYDAYYGKLAEGIKLTDGGQGQEAYAMFLSEMEPITINIYEKLRGINDYNKAQTLVLKERLDINETAALYTAAACFAVTLVIILLIWLFMQRGVVKPVLRTKKELEAITRGIEEGRGDLTSRIQINTGDEIGELAQGINGFLAVLQEIIGNIQVVSGSLNTNFTVFENGIKKVIDSAADNSAAMEEMSAGMEETAANIEEVNVTAADVNGLLKDMTGKAGEGVELADEISIRAEKLQVTSKEARETTRNVLEEIGKKVKTAIERSREVQQINLLTNTILDITSQTNLLALNASIEAARAGEHGKGFAVVAGEIGHLATRSSETANQIQKISGYVIEAVRELAADSDRMLEFVESDVMRDYTQMVKTGEEYNQDAKSIDRIMKEFQNTANQLETSMINIVNSIEGVSQIITDSSNNVQTVAENSTELSRDIDVFQSTLTESTRSVDNLSNAVVKFQKI from the coding sequence TTGAACAGAAACCGTATATTGAAGAATCTAAAAATATCTCAAAAATTGCTGGCCTCCATTGTAATGATGTTAGTTATTACAATATTGTCCCAGACGTTTAATCTGCTCTACTTAAAAGAAGCACAGGAAACAGCAGAATCCATTGCTGATGAAAATGTAGAGAATATGATATACTTTAATGATGCCTATACGTTTATACTGTCCATGGACGGTTTGGCAGCCAAGTATTATCTGACTGGCAGTGCGGAGACAAGAGAGCAGTACCGTACCATAATCGACTCGTGCCAGAGTAAGGCCAGGGAAGCGATTGTGCAAATGCAGGAAGGTATGAAGAGCACGGAACAGGAAGCTGCTATAGACAGTATGTTGGAAGAATACGATGCATATTATGGTAAACTGGCAGAGGGAATTAAGCTAACCGATGGGGGGCAGGGGCAGGAAGCATATGCCATGTTCCTATCGGAGATGGAACCGATAACCATAAATATATATGAGAAGCTCCGGGGAATCAATGATTATAATAAAGCCCAGACATTGGTGCTAAAGGAAAGGCTGGATATAAACGAAACGGCAGCGTTATATACAGCAGCAGCCTGTTTTGCCGTTACGCTGGTCATAATTTTGCTGATCTGGCTGTTTATGCAAAGAGGAGTGGTTAAGCCTGTTCTTCGAACCAAAAAGGAGCTGGAAGCAATAACCAGGGGAATAGAAGAAGGCAGAGGAGATCTTACCAGCCGGATACAAATAAACACCGGAGATGAAATTGGAGAGCTGGCACAAGGAATAAATGGATTCTTGGCAGTTTTACAGGAGATAATCGGGAATATACAGGTGGTATCTGGCAGCCTTAATACGAACTTTACGGTCTTTGAAAACGGTATCAAAAAGGTAATCGACAGTGCGGCGGATAATTCAGCGGCAATGGAGGAGATGTCTGCCGGTATGGAGGAAACCGCCGCTAATATTGAAGAGGTCAATGTTACGGCTGCGGATGTCAATGGCTTGCTAAAAGATATGACCGGAAAAGCCGGGGAAGGTGTAGAGCTTGCGGATGAGATCAGTATAAGAGCGGAGAAGCTTCAGGTTACTTCCAAAGAAGCAAGGGAAACCACCAGAAATGTACTGGAGGAAATCGGGAAAAAAGTAAAGACTGCCATTGAAAGATCCAGAGAAGTACAGCAGATAAACCTGCTTACCAATACCATTCTGGATATAACCTCTCAGACAAACCTCCTAGCTCTGAATGCCTCCATTGAAGCTGCCAGGGCAGGAGAACATGGGAAAGGGTTTGCCGTAGTTGCCGGAGAAATCGGTCACCTGGCTACCCGGTCAAGTGAAACGGCCAATCAGATTCAGAAGATCAGCGGGTATGTTATAGAAGCCGTAAGAGAGCTGGCGGCAGACTCAGACCGTATGCTGGAATTTGTTGAATCAGATGTTATGAGAGATTATACCCAAATGGTCAAAACAGGGGAAGAATATAACCAGGATGCCAAATCCATAGACCGGATTATGAAGGAATTCCAAAATACAGCAAACCAGTTGGAAACCAGCATGATAAATATTGTGAATTCCATAGAAGGCGTGTCCCAAATTATCACTGATAGTTCCAATAATGTTCAGACGGTGGCAGAGAACAGTACGGAGTTATCCAGAGACATTGATGTATTCCAATCAACATTAACAGAAAGTACCCGTTCAGTTGACAATTTAAGCAATGCAGTCGTAAAATTCCAGAAGATTTAA
- a CDS encoding MerR family transcriptional regulator, whose protein sequence is MRYKINDVKRILNIKEETLRYFDKKNIIKTTRDQKNNYRYFKAEDINKIFAYKMYRSLLFSLNDSNELVSGKPLPLLERKLNEQIAFIEKEQKYLNQVKHHISILSEKLKKWNSFTGGFEIAESEECYYHPNQTDTCFIQEADVFENTYQCLDYLPSIWPCFYYNYSASSPEFSFGYGLHTNHTPPINGLMHLPSVKCLYTMIFLEDNLLLSIPDILEQADTYCCQNNHKLKGTLYGSILHEMEENGLNYRLFELYLPID, encoded by the coding sequence ATGAGATATAAAATTAATGACGTCAAACGTATTTTAAATATTAAAGAAGAAACCCTGCGTTACTTTGACAAGAAAAATATAATAAAAACCACACGGGATCAAAAGAATAATTACCGGTATTTTAAAGCAGAAGATATTAATAAGATATTTGCTTACAAAATGTACCGTTCCCTCTTATTTTCTTTAAATGATTCCAATGAACTGGTATCCGGCAAGCCTCTTCCTCTCCTGGAGAGAAAACTGAACGAGCAGATAGCGTTTATTGAGAAAGAACAGAAATATCTTAATCAGGTCAAACATCATATTTCAATTTTGTCTGAAAAGCTGAAAAAGTGGAACTCTTTCACAGGTGGCTTTGAAATAGCCGAATCCGAGGAATGTTATTATCATCCGAATCAAACGGATACCTGTTTTATACAGGAGGCAGATGTATTTGAGAATACTTACCAGTGCCTTGATTATCTTCCTTCTATCTGGCCTTGTTTTTATTATAACTATTCTGCATCTTCTCCAGAATTCAGCTTTGGGTATGGTCTGCATACAAACCATACCCCGCCTATTAACGGCCTGATGCATCTGCCTTCCGTTAAATGTCTTTATACTATGATTTTTCTGGAAGATAACCTGCTGCTCTCTATTCCTGATATATTAGAACAAGCAGATACCTATTGTTGTCAAAATAATCACAAACTCAAGGGTACCCTCTATGGCAGTATTCTTCATGAGATGGAGGAAAACGGGCTTAATTATCGCCTATTCGAGCTCTATCTGCCTATTGATTGA